A single region of the Prochlorococcus marinus str. MIT 0917 genome encodes:
- a CDS encoding glycosyltransferase: protein MKIAIDLQGIQSKGSRSRGIGRYSLEIVRNIIYNSKNHDIYLVSNPALQDLRFEFERELEVNNVIYLEWYAPCPLNYISKNITYDLAKILRSYFFSCLQADIILLTSYMEGFSDNCSTDFDHDLISTPIISIFYDLIPLMNPTLYFQDNPDFKRFYKSKINNLNNFDGLLAISESSRNEAINNLEFDSKNVYNISAACDKSLFNKDTNIKLDISNKVNYLEKFLLYTGASDPRKNLKGLLEAYSLLPDDLKKYKLVLAGKLFKSEKELIHKWINLFKINSQNVEILGYVTDTELVYLYRNCSLYIFPSFHEGFGLPILEAMSCGAPVIASKSTSIPEIISINDAMFDPNNVLSIKRLIQKALTDENFMDKLINNSQLQKDKFSWKKSAEKAVKACEDIISRRSKKNDLISWQNRSDLSNRYLINLFIKIKSFKSNINQKNSKLLIQIASCIDLMNIQIDNLLCVNTSSQKVESWKIEGPFDSNYSLAILNRSFALALNKFVDNVSINVTEGLGDYEVDIDFMKKDLNIFSLFTKSNKNKSFKSDVVSRNMFPPRVSDLNSRYKLIHAYGWEEGVFPSEWVSQFNSYLQGITVMSSQVKKIMIDNGVSIPIEVCGLGLDHLDSIIPSKDFYIDSKEFKFLHISSCFPRKGLDLLLEAYSNSFTSNDNVSLIIKTFDNKHNDVDLLLNKLKTINPSFPDVILLKNNISDEDLKSLYLQSNVLVSPSRGEGFGLPIAEAMLLGLPVITTGWGGQTDFCTNDNSWLIDYSFVQAKSHFDLDNSYWAEPSVSHLSSTLLKLYKQDESELLLKTEKAKELARTFTWENVAQKNLQFVYNRVNNHFQKPVKIGWVTTWNTRCGIASYSRHLLDHFNDKVVVFNPFDEHKVCELEHTILPSWYLEADDNNSLEELLSNVLKYKITTLIIQFNFSFFQYSSFKEFIFKLKNNNINIIIFIHSTIDPLHDQSKKLLNLFDAFKLCDRLLVHTIDDLNRMKNINLINNVCLFPHGILDYKSKFIQPIKEDKVLIASYGFCLPNKGFKELVHAINLLKQYPLNIEVNIFSAIYNDNYISVYEELQDLVVKLNLQEIIKIYPEYKTDDETLKSLACHDIIAFPYQSSTESSSAAVRHGLATLKPVIVTPLPIFNDVSNLVSYFSDITPKAISEGLYQLIQNLNIPVDSKKDTLIKNRSFRKLSFRLYSMISSLEENRSFNV, encoded by the coding sequence ATGAAAATAGCAATAGATCTGCAAGGAATTCAAAGCAAGGGAAGCAGATCAAGGGGTATTGGTAGGTATTCATTGGAAATTGTTAGGAATATAATTTACAATTCAAAAAATCATGATATTTATCTAGTTTCTAATCCCGCTCTTCAAGATCTTAGGTTTGAGTTCGAGAGGGAATTAGAGGTTAATAATGTTATTTATTTAGAGTGGTATGCACCATGTCCATTAAATTACATCTCCAAAAATATAACATATGATTTAGCGAAAATATTGAGATCTTATTTCTTTAGTTGCTTGCAAGCAGATATAATTTTACTTACAAGTTATATGGAAGGCTTCTCTGATAATTGTTCAACAGACTTTGATCATGACTTAATTTCTACACCTATAATTTCAATATTTTATGATTTAATTCCATTGATGAATCCTACTTTATATTTTCAAGATAATCCAGATTTTAAAAGATTTTATAAAAGTAAAATTAATAATTTAAATAATTTTGATGGACTATTAGCAATTTCAGAGTCATCTAGGAATGAAGCTATAAATAATTTAGAATTTGATTCAAAGAATGTATATAATATATCTGCAGCATGTGATAAGTCTCTTTTTAATAAAGATACTAATATTAAGTTAGACATATCAAATAAAGTAAATTACCTTGAAAAATTTTTGTTATATACAGGAGCAAGTGACCCCAGAAAAAATTTAAAAGGTTTACTTGAAGCATATAGTCTTCTACCAGATGATCTTAAAAAGTACAAATTAGTTCTTGCGGGAAAGTTATTTAAATCTGAGAAAGAATTAATTCATAAATGGATAAATCTATTTAAAATAAACTCGCAGAATGTGGAGATCTTAGGATATGTAACTGATACAGAGTTGGTTTATTTATATAGGAATTGTTCATTATACATATTCCCTTCTTTTCATGAGGGCTTTGGATTGCCTATTTTAGAGGCTATGTCTTGCGGTGCTCCAGTAATTGCATCTAAGTCTACAAGTATTCCTGAAATTATATCTATTAATGATGCAATGTTTGATCCCAATAATGTCTTAAGTATAAAGCGATTAATTCAGAAAGCTTTGACAGATGAGAATTTCATGGATAAATTAATAAATAATTCTCAATTACAAAAGGATAAGTTTTCTTGGAAGAAATCAGCAGAGAAGGCTGTGAAAGCTTGTGAAGATATTATTAGTAGAAGAAGTAAAAAAAATGATTTAATTTCTTGGCAAAATAGATCTGATTTATCTAATAGATATCTTATCAATCTTTTTATAAAGATTAAATCCTTTAAATCTAATATTAACCAGAAAAATTCCAAATTATTAATTCAGATAGCTTCATGTATTGATCTTATGAATATCCAAATAGATAATTTACTTTGTGTTAATACCTCTAGCCAAAAAGTCGAATCTTGGAAGATAGAGGGACCTTTTGACTCCAACTATAGTTTAGCTATTTTAAATAGATCTTTTGCTCTTGCGCTAAATAAATTTGTAGATAATGTTTCCATTAATGTTACTGAGGGCCTAGGAGATTATGAAGTTGATATTGATTTTATGAAAAAAGATTTGAATATATTTTCTTTGTTTACAAAGTCAAATAAAAATAAATCCTTTAAAAGTGATGTTGTTAGCCGTAATATGTTTCCTCCTCGCGTAAGTGATTTAAATTCTAGATACAAGCTAATTCATGCCTATGGCTGGGAGGAGGGGGTATTCCCATCTGAATGGGTTTCTCAATTTAATTCCTATCTCCAAGGAATAACTGTTATGTCTTCACAAGTTAAGAAGATAATGATAGATAATGGAGTTTCTATTCCGATTGAAGTTTGTGGTTTAGGTTTAGATCACTTGGATAGTATTATTCCATCAAAAGATTTTTATATTGATTCTAAAGAATTTAAGTTTTTACATATATCATCTTGTTTCCCAAGGAAAGGCTTGGATTTATTACTAGAAGCATATTCTAATTCTTTTACTTCTAATGATAACGTTTCACTTATTATTAAAACTTTCGATAATAAACATAATGATGTTGATTTATTATTAAATAAACTTAAAACCATTAACCCATCTTTCCCTGACGTTATTCTCTTAAAGAATAATATTAGTGATGAAGATTTAAAATCATTATATTTACAGTCAAATGTTTTAGTCTCCCCAAGTAGAGGAGAAGGATTTGGATTGCCAATCGCAGAAGCTATGCTTTTAGGCTTACCGGTCATCACAACTGGATGGGGAGGCCAAACTGATTTCTGTACAAATGATAATTCTTGGCTTATTGATTATTCATTTGTCCAAGCAAAATCTCATTTTGATTTAGATAATTCATATTGGGCGGAACCTTCTGTAAGTCATCTTTCAAGTACACTCCTCAAGCTATATAAACAAGATGAATCTGAATTATTACTTAAAACAGAAAAAGCTAAAGAATTAGCTAGAACTTTTACATGGGAAAATGTTGCTCAGAAAAATTTGCAATTTGTCTATAATAGAGTAAATAATCATTTTCAAAAACCTGTTAAAATAGGTTGGGTGACCACATGGAATACAAGATGCGGTATTGCATCATATTCCAGGCATTTATTGGATCATTTTAATGATAAGGTAGTAGTTTTTAATCCTTTTGATGAGCACAAAGTATGTGAACTAGAGCATACTATTTTACCTTCTTGGTACCTTGAAGCTGATGATAATAATAGTTTAGAAGAACTTTTGAGTAATGTATTAAAATATAAAATTACGACTCTAATTATACAATTTAACTTTTCATTTTTTCAGTATAGCTCTTTTAAGGAATTTATCTTTAAACTGAAAAATAATAATATTAATATAATAATATTTATACATTCCACCATAGATCCATTACACGATCAATCTAAGAAACTTCTTAATTTATTTGATGCTTTTAAATTGTGTGATCGATTATTAGTTCATACTATTGATGATTTAAATCGGATGAAAAATATTAATTTAATTAATAATGTTTGTTTATTTCCTCATGGCATTTTAGATTATAAATCTAAATTCATTCAACCTATAAAAGAAGATAAAGTTCTGATTGCTAGCTATGGATTTTGTCTTCCAAATAAAGGTTTTAAAGAATTAGTTCATGCTATTAACTTGTTAAAACAATATCCACTAAATATAGAGGTTAATATTTTCTCAGCTATTTACAATGATAATTACATTAGCGTTTACGAGGAACTTCAGGATTTAGTTGTAAAGTTGAATCTTCAGGAAATTATTAAAATATATCCAGAATATAAAACAGATGATGAAACTTTAAAGTCTCTTGCCTGTCATGATATTATAGCGTTTCCCTATCAGTCATCAACTGAATCTTCAAGCGCTGCTGTAAGACATGGTCTAGCTACTTTAAAGCCAGTAATTGTTACACCTCTACCCATTTTTAATGATGTCTCAAATTTAGTTTCTTATTTTAGTGATATTACACCCAAAGCAATATCAGAAGGTTTGTATCAATTAATTCAAAACTTAAACATCCCAGTTGATTCAAAAAAAGATACTTTAATCAAGAATAGAAGTTTTCGAAAATTGAGCTTTCGTTTGTATTCTATGATTTCAAGTCTTGAAGAAAACAGATCTTTTAATGTTTAA
- a CDS encoding HlyD family secretion protein: protein MNNLKNKQPFNWTNKISENLNNFHKKKSIWMSSLKERFSALDRKELTSSIKNTVKKKINLRIPNPSIYLQKLQDKLEQTARSDTNQVVLKQSRFWASAITWVLMGSTAFAIGWISIAETDEIVIARGKLIPKRGVVDVQMPLEGVVEEILIKDGDYVSKEQLLIRLDTEATKVQNLSLKNNLKINKDVLNRLSVLVEQGAVSELQYMQQKEKIEDLESQLKINQVRLKYQEILAPVEGKVFDLKPKGEGYVARASEVLLKIVPEDNLIAKIEIDSRTIGFVRKGKKAEISIDSFPASDFGVIEGVLTSIGSDALEPKPSENKGYRFPAKVELYDQHLELKSGQKLSLKPGMSLTANIKLRKVTYLQLFLNKFTDKANSLKSL, encoded by the coding sequence ATGAATAATTTAAAAAACAAACAACCTTTTAATTGGACAAATAAGATAAGTGAAAATTTAAACAATTTTCACAAAAAAAAATCTATATGGATGTCCTCATTAAAAGAAAGATTCTCAGCACTTGATCGAAAAGAGTTAACTTCAAGCATAAAAAACACAGTCAAGAAAAAAATAAATTTAAGAATTCCAAACCCATCTATTTATCTACAAAAATTACAAGACAAGCTTGAGCAAACAGCTAGAAGTGATACAAATCAAGTTGTATTAAAACAATCCAGATTTTGGGCAAGTGCGATTACTTGGGTATTAATGGGCAGTACAGCATTTGCAATAGGATGGATTTCAATAGCAGAAACAGATGAGATCGTTATAGCCAGGGGAAAATTAATACCAAAGAGAGGAGTCGTTGATGTTCAAATGCCATTAGAAGGAGTAGTAGAAGAAATCTTGATAAAAGATGGAGACTACGTATCAAAAGAACAACTATTAATACGTTTAGATACTGAAGCTACTAAAGTACAAAATTTATCACTGAAGAATAACCTTAAAATAAACAAAGATGTGCTCAATAGGCTTAGCGTATTAGTAGAACAAGGTGCTGTCTCTGAGCTGCAATATATGCAGCAAAAGGAAAAAATTGAAGATCTGGAAAGTCAATTAAAAATAAATCAAGTAAGGCTCAAATATCAAGAGATATTAGCTCCAGTAGAAGGAAAAGTGTTTGATCTAAAGCCTAAAGGTGAAGGATATGTAGCAAGAGCAAGTGAAGTACTCCTAAAAATAGTACCTGAAGATAATTTGATAGCAAAAATAGAAATAGATAGTAGAACCATAGGCTTTGTTAGGAAAGGGAAAAAGGCAGAAATAAGTATAGATTCATTTCCAGCAAGTGACTTTGGAGTAATTGAAGGTGTATTAACTAGCATAGGCTCGGATGCCCTAGAGCCTAAACCATCTGAAAATAAAGGGTATAGGTTCCCAGCGAAGGTAGAGCTTTATGATCAACATTTGGAATTAAAGTCAGGACAAAAGCTGAGCCTGAAACCAGGTATGAGTTTAACAGCTAATATAAAACTCAGAAAAGTAACCTACCTTCAATTATTTTTAAACAAATTTACTGATAAAGCTAATTCATTAAAATCTCTTTAA
- a CDS encoding class I SAM-dependent methyltransferase: protein MEFENQFRGGSEAIDSHFSCYDSLIELIIDKNETPKIIDIGCGRGEWLKRWENKFTESYGIELDLKMIELCRDSGLNVIEGDAILSLSKVSDNSISVITIFHMIEHMEYTKLFDLINECYRVLSDNGVLIIETPSIDNLLVSSKLFYTDPTHITHINPDTLLFFIGKFGFNKANYYYIHPGPLKNANPLKITRILNGVAQDILFVATKSQLSSDFIFNSNSSWENDLDIGMSTLDAAIDYDLKLEVSYKNSQNLIHTLNEEIILLQSQLKHLIYITNILRKIFRPVLKVLRLFSRVLLYTCNKIFSFLAKFEFIRRYLLSYKFLNIIKFFLSLFLGDSANIKVDQIKNKFNKIYKIDIESKRFNNKLESHFSNSTKSKKYLNILKGEK, encoded by the coding sequence TTGGAATTTGAAAATCAATTCCGTGGAGGCTCGGAGGCAATTGATTCTCACTTTTCTTGTTATGATTCTTTGATTGAACTGATAATAGATAAAAATGAAACACCTAAAATTATTGATATTGGTTGTGGAAGAGGAGAGTGGTTAAAAAGATGGGAAAACAAATTTACAGAAAGTTATGGGATAGAACTAGATTTAAAAATGATAGAACTATGTAGAGATTCTGGTTTAAATGTAATAGAAGGCGATGCAATTTTATCCTTGTCTAAAGTTTCAGATAACTCTATTTCTGTTATTACTATATTCCATATGATTGAGCATATGGAATATACGAAATTATTTGATTTAATTAATGAGTGTTATCGTGTATTGTCTGATAATGGAGTTTTAATAATCGAAACCCCAAGTATTGATAATTTATTAGTATCTTCGAAATTGTTTTATACAGATCCTACTCATATTACTCATATTAATCCAGATACTTTGCTATTTTTTATAGGCAAATTTGGTTTTAATAAAGCTAATTACTACTATATACATCCAGGACCTTTAAAGAATGCTAATCCATTAAAGATCACTCGTATACTGAATGGAGTTGCTCAAGACATATTATTTGTAGCTACTAAAAGTCAGTTATCTTCAGATTTTATTTTTAATAGTAATTCTTCATGGGAGAATGATTTGGATATAGGAATGTCTACTTTAGATGCAGCGATAGATTATGATTTAAAATTAGAAGTATCATATAAGAATTCACAAAATTTAATTCATACTTTGAACGAAGAGATTATTTTGCTTCAATCTCAATTAAAGCATTTAATATACATCACTAATATTCTAAGAAAAATATTTCGACCTGTTTTAAAGGTACTTCGATTGTTTAGCCGAGTTTTATTATATACATGTAATAAGATTTTTTCATTCTTGGCAAAATTTGAGTTTATTAGAAGATATTTATTATCTTATAAATTTTTAAATATTATAAAATTTTTCCTGAGTCTATTTTTAGGAGATTCAGCTAATATTAAAGTAGATCAAATAAAAAATAAATTTAATAAAATATATAAAATAGATATTGAATCTAAAAGATTCAATAATAAATTAGAATCTCATTTTAGTAATTCTACAAAGTCTAAAAAATATTTAAACATACTAAAAGGCGAGAAATGA
- a CDS encoding DUF4214 domain-containing protein, with protein sequence MANATSTQLQELYVAYFGRAADPTGLDYWTEKGISTATFAADMYVQAEFKDAYGSLSTESQVNQIYKNLFDREADVAGLTYWTQQINLGNLKLAEIANDLIWAAQNNAGSADDKTALANRTNAAVAYTAKVKETVGGILAYQAESTSPWVSGDNIKEAVSYMSGIDKSTASTAAGIAASVAKIVATGVPTASTTFKLTSNIDNKTGGAGRDIFQGTDSTLQANDVLVGGDGVDTLEYVDSSTTGTAMPGVSLSDIEKISVRNLSGNAATAASTETAAVEFKTLAGYEKLTLAGLTFTAGSQGATPTQLATAFSGGVSIASNAGGAVGAVLSGTISGYTAASGGTVTSTKFTADSTGNKTDLAATGTGSSATEQVTVLTFATNAANADNRVTLDLDGTTVSSAAAGNANVTGLKNMVSSITDQMNSVAGSKVAYLDSSELVVVVRGKTVGSFVMAGTTPATTMSAKLASTKSTHTLGTVPASTASDTSAVYLNGEVLSTGTLSANTEEAAGAALVTSINNHIGRTVASFAADTDIITVDGEGQAIHLSRFSVGNTVTSTSATTTSSLGSSVSAAPTITVTQGSAAVTANSTTTNTQTVDTSLWTGVDEYKNFASTNPVKFTGVAENDKLVVASVAGGTGATTDIQYAAAVVKGADTVGTLELSSSSNAGTITIGDSSGTGIETLNITATGTNKVSSIVSKAAKTVTLDASGATDVTISSDVASKGTLTITGAGKVTLNTLDTAFDTVDASGSTGGVVVTDVDASETVYTLSSGDDKFTTAADGFATADKFAVAAGDGTDTLVVTAAADLDTSAEADRYTGFETLSVSDSQDVSLIAGITGLEMAADTSGVLSGVNSTAAENITVTGSQATAFTVTLTNATGSADVVTLDLKSATSTTNVDIAGLSVVGVETLNVKGSTGTAATDSDVAFASGGATTLKAVNFSGTADMTISGANTAKAITFNSTTTGDVTVSGAFIKASTLTTGGGKDLVTVSTNMGSTYNTGAGDDTITAAFAKLVATGSDDHVIDAGAGTDTIRISDSGAVTLIDNHFTNITNAEKLLTVGTGNLSVTTGAAVKTAYSDSLTFTSGTLADNSTITWAGGLYTKDQTLTFSGASLVFGAASEDISITTGAGNDTVKTGTASNLIGIGSANAGSTMTISTGAGNDTIEFGYGTLVQQSSGRIATITGGKGVDSIKKTSGTNGEIHDVNVTSFVFADGDSVVGAYDTITGYQAAGSGTNHHGDILDVGTGATVGTSIGSTDFGTLKSHSLTNGEVSFDDVSTYSAAVVINSSNLSDATGYLNANLETDTTVTFEYDSTGNGSADSTFVYTNLAATASSADTLILLKSTTGVGLFADTNSVTANQIIID encoded by the coding sequence ATGGCCAACGCGACTAGCACACAACTTCAAGAGCTCTACGTTGCTTACTTCGGTCGAGCTGCGGATCCCACTGGTCTCGACTACTGGACGGAAAAGGGGATTAGTACGGCAACATTCGCTGCTGATATGTATGTGCAAGCAGAATTTAAAGACGCTTATGGATCTCTAAGTACAGAATCTCAGGTAAACCAGATTTACAAGAACCTTTTTGACAGAGAAGCTGATGTAGCAGGTTTAACTTATTGGACACAGCAGATTAACTTAGGAAATCTTAAATTAGCTGAAATTGCTAATGACTTGATTTGGGCGGCTCAAAACAATGCTGGTAGTGCTGATGATAAAACTGCTTTAGCTAATAGAACTAACGCTGCAGTCGCTTACACAGCAAAGGTTAAAGAAACAGTTGGTGGAATACTTGCTTATCAAGCAGAGTCAACTAGTCCATGGGTTTCTGGAGATAACATCAAGGAAGCTGTTAGCTATATGTCTGGCATAGACAAGAGTACTGCTTCTACTGCTGCAGGCATTGCTGCCAGTGTCGCTAAAATCGTAGCTACAGGAGTTCCTACTGCTTCTACAACTTTCAAACTTACATCTAATATTGACAATAAGACTGGTGGAGCTGGAAGAGATATTTTCCAAGGAACAGACTCAACTCTCCAAGCTAATGATGTACTTGTAGGTGGTGATGGTGTAGATACTCTTGAGTATGTAGATTCATCTACTACTGGTACTGCAATGCCAGGTGTTTCCTTATCTGATATTGAAAAGATCTCAGTAAGAAACTTAAGTGGTAATGCTGCTACAGCTGCTTCAACTGAGACTGCAGCAGTTGAATTCAAAACTCTTGCGGGTTATGAAAAACTTACACTTGCAGGATTGACATTTACTGCTGGTTCACAAGGAGCTACTCCAACTCAGTTGGCAACGGCTTTCAGTGGAGGAGTTTCTATTGCATCAAATGCAGGTGGTGCAGTTGGTGCAGTACTTTCTGGAACAATCTCCGGCTATACCGCTGCTTCTGGTGGAACAGTCACATCTACAAAATTTACAGCTGATTCAACTGGAAATAAGACTGACTTAGCTGCAACTGGTACTGGTTCTTCGGCTACTGAGCAAGTAACAGTATTAACCTTCGCTACCAATGCGGCTAACGCTGACAACAGAGTAACGCTTGATTTAGACGGTACGACTGTTTCATCTGCAGCTGCAGGTAATGCCAATGTAACTGGTCTGAAGAATATGGTCAGTTCCATAACTGATCAGATGAACTCAGTTGCTGGAAGTAAAGTTGCATACCTTGATTCAAGTGAATTAGTAGTGGTTGTCAGGGGTAAGACAGTTGGTAGCTTCGTGATGGCAGGTACAACTCCTGCAACTACGATGAGCGCCAAGCTTGCTTCTACTAAGTCGACTCATACTCTTGGAACTGTTCCAGCATCTACAGCTAGTGATACATCAGCTGTTTATCTCAACGGTGAAGTACTTTCTACAGGAACACTTTCAGCTAACACCGAAGAAGCTGCAGGTGCAGCTCTGGTTACTTCAATTAACAACCATATTGGACGTACTGTCGCAAGTTTCGCTGCAGACACTGACATCATTACCGTTGATGGTGAAGGTCAAGCTATTCATTTATCTCGATTCTCTGTAGGTAATACCGTCACAAGTACCTCTGCAACTACAACTTCAAGTCTTGGCTCCTCAGTATCTGCAGCTCCAACAATTACTGTGACCCAAGGTTCCGCAGCAGTTACTGCAAACAGTACAACTACTAATACTCAAACTGTAGACACTTCACTTTGGACTGGAGTTGATGAATACAAGAACTTTGCAAGTACCAATCCTGTTAAGTTCACAGGAGTAGCTGAAAACGACAAGCTTGTTGTAGCAAGCGTTGCTGGTGGTACAGGAGCCACAACAGATATTCAATATGCGGCTGCCGTCGTTAAAGGAGCAGACACAGTAGGTACTCTTGAATTATCTAGCAGTTCTAATGCAGGAACAATCACCATTGGTGATTCCTCAGGTACTGGAATTGAGACCCTAAATATTACTGCTACAGGTACAAACAAAGTTTCTTCTATAGTTTCTAAAGCAGCTAAGACAGTTACTTTGGATGCATCTGGTGCAACAGATGTCACCATCTCTTCTGATGTAGCAAGTAAAGGTACTCTTACAATTACTGGTGCAGGTAAAGTTACTCTTAACACTCTTGATACAGCGTTTGATACTGTTGATGCTTCAGGTAGCACTGGTGGAGTCGTAGTTACAGACGTTGATGCAAGCGAAACTGTATACACATTGAGTTCTGGTGATGACAAGTTCACAACTGCAGCAGATGGTTTTGCTACTGCTGATAAGTTTGCAGTTGCAGCTGGTGATGGTACAGATACCCTCGTTGTCACTGCAGCAGCTGATTTAGATACTTCTGCTGAAGCTGATAGATACACAGGTTTTGAGACATTATCTGTTTCAGACTCTCAAGACGTGTCATTAATTGCTGGTATTACTGGTTTAGAGATGGCAGCTGACACCAGTGGAGTTCTATCAGGGGTCAATTCAACGGCTGCTGAAAACATTACAGTTACTGGAAGCCAGGCAACTGCATTTACAGTCACACTCACCAATGCAACAGGTTCTGCTGATGTGGTCACATTGGATCTTAAGAGTGCTACATCAACCACAAACGTTGATATAGCTGGTCTCAGTGTTGTTGGAGTAGAAACTCTTAATGTTAAGGGTTCAACTGGAACAGCTGCCACTGATAGTGATGTTGCTTTTGCTAGTGGCGGAGCTACTACATTAAAAGCTGTTAATTTCTCCGGTACTGCTGATATGACTATCAGTGGAGCCAATACAGCAAAGGCTATTACGTTCAATTCCACAACCACTGGTGACGTAACAGTTTCTGGAGCTTTCATTAAGGCTTCTACTCTTACCACTGGTGGAGGTAAAGACCTAGTAACTGTCTCCACGAATATGGGTTCTACCTATAACACTGGAGCTGGTGATGACACCATTACTGCAGCCTTCGCGAAATTAGTTGCAACTGGATCAGATGATCACGTAATCGATGCTGGTGCAGGTACTGACACAATTAGAATTAGTGATTCTGGTGCAGTAACTCTTATTGATAATCACTTCACTAACATCACTAACGCTGAGAAACTACTTACTGTTGGTACTGGCAATCTTTCAGTCACTACAGGAGCAGCAGTTAAGACTGCATACTCAGATTCGTTAACGTTCACTAGTGGAACTCTTGCTGATAACTCCACTATTACTTGGGCTGGTGGTCTTTATACCAAGGATCAAACTCTGACATTTAGTGGAGCATCACTTGTATTCGGAGCTGCAAGTGAAGACATCTCTATTACTACCGGAGCTGGCAACGACACTGTTAAAACTGGTACTGCTTCTAACCTTATTGGTATTGGTAGCGCAAATGCCGGTTCTACAATGACAATCAGCACTGGAGCTGGTAACGACACTATTGAATTTGGTTACGGTACTTTGGTTCAGCAAAGCAGTGGACGAATTGCCACTATCACAGGTGGTAAGGGAGTTGACAGTATCAAGAAAACTTCTGGAACTAACGGCGAAATTCATGACGTAAACGTTACTAGTTTCGTCTTTGCAGATGGAGATTCAGTAGTCGGCGCTTATGACACCATTACCGGCTATCAAGCTGCAGGTTCTGGTACTAATCATCACGGTGACATACTTGATGTCGGTACAGGAGCTACTGTTGGTACTTCGATAGGCTCTACCGATTTCGGTACTCTCAAGAGTCACTCACTTACTAATGGTGAAGTATCCTTCGATGACGTCTCTACTTATTCTGCAGCTGTAGTAATCAACAGCAGTAATCTATCTGATGCAACTGGTTACTTGAACGCTAACTTAGAAACAGACACCACAGTTACATTCGAGTACGACAGTACTGGCAATGGTTCAGCGGATTCTACCTTCGTTTATACCAACCTTGCTGCTACTGCATCATCAGCAGATACATTGATTCTCTTGAAATCTACTACTGGTGTTGGTCTATTTGCAGATACTAACTCTGTCACTGCAAATCAAATCATTATTGATTAA
- a CDS encoding GDP-mannose 4,6-dehydratase, translating into MTSKTSLIFGCNGQDGSLISKSLLDKNYKVIGVSRQGQDTSTNHSLLGIDKDIETAKGDIKNFNLVQNLIAKYQPDEIYNLAAQSSVGVSFKEPIITAESIINGTINILEASRKLQFDGRIFFAGSSEMFGETKTAADINHIHKPNNPYSIGKQTSYQLVKFYRTTYNLKCVTGVLFNHESTLRKENFVTQKIISGAIKCFKTKTHVLKLGNLDISRDWGWAEEYVEAMQIIARADSLKDHVICTGKSTKLKEFIQIVFNKLNMNWEDHVTYNKDLYRDTDIKTSFGNPKPLEEDLNWKAKVSLRECINKLIDYKFKH; encoded by the coding sequence TTGACTTCAAAAACAAGTCTAATATTTGGATGCAATGGACAAGATGGTTCATTAATTTCTAAATCTCTTTTAGACAAAAATTACAAAGTTATAGGTGTCTCAAGACAAGGTCAAGATACCTCCACTAACCATTCATTACTTGGCATAGATAAAGACATAGAGACAGCAAAAGGAGATATCAAAAATTTTAATTTGGTTCAAAATTTAATCGCAAAATATCAACCTGATGAAATTTATAACTTAGCCGCACAATCATCAGTTGGAGTATCCTTCAAAGAACCTATAATTACTGCTGAAAGCATAATAAATGGAACGATAAATATACTTGAAGCCTCTAGAAAATTGCAATTTGATGGGAGAATTTTTTTTGCAGGAAGTAGTGAAATGTTTGGTGAAACCAAAACAGCAGCTGACATAAATCATATCCATAAGCCTAATAATCCATATTCAATTGGGAAACAAACCAGCTACCAATTAGTAAAATTCTATAGAACTACATATAATTTAAAATGTGTGACTGGAGTTTTATTTAATCATGAATCGACACTAAGAAAAGAAAATTTTGTAACTCAAAAAATAATTTCAGGAGCAATAAAATGCTTTAAAACAAAAACTCATGTATTAAAGCTAGGAAATCTTGACATATCAAGAGATTGGGGCTGGGCAGAAGAATATGTTGAAGCAATGCAAATTATTGCAAGAGCTGATTCACTTAAAGATCACGTAATATGCACTGGCAAATCGACCAAATTAAAAGAATTTATTCAAATTGTCTTTAACAAATTAAATATGAATTGGGAAGATCATGTCACCTATAATAAAGATCTGTACCGTGATACGGATATAAAAACAAGCTTTGGAAACCCAAAACCACTAGAAGAAGATTTAAACTGGAAAGCAAAAGTATCATTAAGAGAATGTATTAATAAATTAATCGATTATAAATTTAAACATTAA